One genomic window of Deltaproteobacteria bacterium RIFCSPHIGHO2_02_FULL_44_16 includes the following:
- a CDS encoding addiction module antitoxin RelB: protein MTKHGNSPYTIEYLDSVVEEDIPRLPKSIRVIIKRAIEERLSIDPIGLGKPLRYSLKGHRRLRVGDYRIVYRIDHTKHIVTIVVIKHRKDVYDE from the coding sequence ATGACAAAGCATGGAAATAGCCCGTACACTATAGAATATTTGGATTCCGTGGTTGAAGAAGATATTCCGAGACTCCCGAAGAGTATCCGCGTCATTATTAAAAGAGCTATTGAAGAAAGGTTATCGATAGATCCTATCGGACTTGGAAAGCCGCTTCGTTACAGCTTGAAAGGTCATCGACGGTTGCGTGTAGGTGATTATCGTATTGTTTATCGTATCGATCACACAAAACATATCGTAACCATTGTTGTGATCAAACACCGAAAAGATGTGTACGATGAATAG
- a CDS encoding delta-aminolevulinic acid dehydratase → MAFPTTRLRRLRVSEPLRHLVAETTVVASNLVFPLFVVPGKGVRRPLPSLPGQFHLSVDELVKEVRETFMKGIHAFLLFGVPDTKDERGESACRDDALIPQALRAVKDEVPQACVITDVCLCAYTTHGHCGVVDEKGNILNDPTLEILSSMALAHARAGVDVIAPSDMMDGRVAALRKALDHNGYQQTLIMSYAAKFASAFYGPFRDVAHSTPQFGDRKTYQMDMRNGREALREMELDLQEGADIVMVKPAMPYLDVISKARERFDAPIAAYQVSGEYAMIKAAAKEGWINERAAMIESLMAIKRAGADMIITYFAKGFVE, encoded by the coding sequence ATGGCATTTCCCACAACACGACTGCGACGACTTCGCGTGAGCGAACCGTTGCGTCATCTCGTCGCTGAGACCACTGTCGTGGCTTCCAATTTGGTGTTTCCTCTGTTCGTTGTTCCGGGGAAAGGAGTGCGTCGTCCGCTTCCCTCACTTCCTGGACAGTTTCATCTTTCGGTTGATGAACTTGTCAAAGAGGTGAGAGAAACATTTATGAAAGGCATTCATGCCTTTTTGCTTTTTGGAGTTCCTGATACAAAAGATGAAAGAGGAGAAAGCGCTTGTCGCGATGATGCTCTTATTCCTCAAGCTCTTCGCGCCGTAAAAGATGAAGTGCCGCAGGCGTGTGTCATTACTGATGTTTGCCTTTGTGCGTATACCACGCATGGACATTGCGGCGTGGTGGATGAAAAGGGAAATATTCTGAATGATCCAACGCTGGAGATTCTTTCATCTATGGCGCTTGCACATGCTCGTGCTGGTGTCGATGTCATTGCTCCGTCAGACATGATGGATGGTCGCGTTGCCGCTCTTCGCAAAGCGCTTGATCACAATGGATATCAACAGACATTGATTATGAGTTATGCTGCAAAATTTGCTTCTGCTTTTTACGGTCCCTTTCGTGATGTTGCTCATTCGACCCCACAATTCGGTGATCGCAAAACATATCAGATGGATATGCGCAATGGACGCGAGGCGTTGCGTGAGATGGAGCTTGATCTTCAAGAAGGGGCAGATATCGTGATGGTGAAACCGGCGATGCCCTATCTCGACGTCATCAGTAAAGCACGTGAGCGCTTCGATGCTCCGATTGCTGCGTATCAAGTGAGTGGTGAGTATGCCATGATCAAAGCAGCCGCAAAAGAAGGCTGGATCAATGAGAGAGCGGCGATGATAGAATCACTCATGGCGATTAAGCGCGCTGGTGCTGATATGATTATTACGTATTTTGCAAAAGGCTTCGTGGAGTGA
- a CDS encoding DNA polymerase I codes for MTKKLYLIDGANYLFRAFYAIPSLSNSKGLPTNALYGFAQMVLSLIREEKPDYIAVALDRPEPTFRHQLFSAYKANRREPPSDLIPQFPYVRPLLEALNIQIMEKAGFEADDLMGTVAQKEASSELQVVIVSGDKDLLQLVNDHVSVYDTMKAIRYGAKEVETKMGVPPAEVVEVLTLAGDASDNIPGISGIGPKTAVQLIQEYHSVENILANLEKIKTSVRGRIEEKKEELKLYKQLTKIDIDVSFPYILESLKLTPPHPERMQSLFSELGFTKLLQQLAPTKEIDRSGYRLIQQKVDFIQLLETIKKQRSCALDLETTSLDQMQAKIVGVSVAFANHDAFYIPVGHRLQLGEQQLELNFVLEALRALFLDPNIEVVGQNLKYDLTILKRHDVEVKGKIFDTMVASYLVSSGPHNLDTLAQVHLHHTNISYEDVTGKGKKQICFDEVPLLQACEYAAEDADVTFRLSEIFRNKLKELNLLSLFDEMEMRLLRVLMAMEMHGVALDVQLLAALSQEFDLKLRSFEQKIYEACGREFNIKSPKQLGEILFGKLQLPGGKRTKTGYSTSQEVLDELALHHELPRLILEYRSISKLKSTYVDALPKLMNEQTGRLHTSLNQAIAATGRLSSSDPNLQNIPIRSEEGRRIRKAFVAPKGFLLLDCDYSQIELRVLAHMSRDEALIDAFTKNLDVHAITASGIYGIAAEKLTKEQRNVGKTVNFSTIYGQSAFGLSKQLDIHPEEANAYIDRYFATYPKVSLYRDEILAKAKKEKCVSTLFGRRRLVPDIVHPNHMVRQAAERAAFNTVFQGTAADIIKRAMITIHEKLPNISPRSKMLLQVHDELIFEVPQDEIEKVKTFVVSEMQNAAQLDVPLLVEAGIGPNWDDAH; via the coding sequence ATGACTAAAAAATTATATTTAATCGACGGTGCCAATTATCTGTTTCGAGCTTTTTATGCGATTCCATCACTGAGTAATTCAAAAGGGCTCCCGACGAACGCTCTCTATGGTTTTGCGCAAATGGTGCTCTCGCTTATTCGCGAGGAAAAGCCAGATTATATTGCGGTTGCGCTCGATCGACCTGAACCGACGTTTCGCCATCAGCTTTTCTCAGCATATAAAGCCAATCGCCGCGAACCACCGTCAGATCTGATTCCGCAGTTTCCGTATGTTCGTCCTCTGCTCGAAGCCTTGAATATTCAGATCATGGAGAAAGCAGGATTTGAAGCCGATGATCTGATGGGAACGGTTGCGCAGAAAGAAGCTTCATCTGAGTTGCAGGTCGTAATTGTTTCTGGAGATAAAGATTTACTCCAACTCGTCAACGATCATGTTTCTGTTTACGACACGATGAAAGCGATTCGTTACGGTGCGAAAGAAGTAGAAACAAAAATGGGTGTTCCTCCAGCTGAAGTCGTAGAGGTTTTAACGCTTGCGGGAGATGCCTCTGATAATATTCCCGGAATCTCTGGGATTGGGCCGAAGACAGCAGTGCAGCTCATTCAGGAGTATCATTCCGTTGAAAATATTTTGGCAAATCTTGAAAAAATAAAAACATCGGTGCGAGGACGAATTGAAGAGAAAAAAGAAGAACTCAAACTCTATAAGCAGTTAACGAAAATTGATATCGATGTTTCGTTTCCTTATATTCTCGAATCACTCAAGCTTACTCCTCCTCACCCCGAAAGGATGCAATCCCTTTTTTCGGAACTTGGGTTTACAAAACTGTTGCAACAACTTGCTCCGACTAAGGAGATCGATCGAAGTGGCTATCGCTTGATTCAACAAAAAGTGGATTTCATACAATTACTTGAGACTATAAAAAAACAGCGCAGCTGTGCGCTTGATTTGGAAACAACTTCCTTGGATCAGATGCAAGCGAAAATCGTTGGTGTCTCTGTTGCTTTTGCGAATCACGATGCTTTTTATATTCCGGTGGGGCATCGATTACAGCTCGGCGAACAACAACTTGAACTCAACTTTGTGCTCGAAGCGTTGCGCGCGCTTTTTTTAGATCCGAATATCGAAGTGGTTGGGCAAAATCTCAAATATGATCTGACAATTTTGAAACGACACGATGTTGAAGTGAAAGGAAAAATTTTTGATACGATGGTGGCATCTTATCTCGTTTCTTCGGGACCGCATAATCTCGATACGCTTGCGCAGGTTCACTTACATCACACAAATATCAGTTATGAAGATGTAACAGGAAAAGGAAAAAAACAAATTTGCTTTGACGAAGTTCCTCTTTTGCAAGCGTGCGAATATGCGGCTGAAGATGCTGATGTCACATTTCGACTTTCAGAAATTTTTCGAAATAAACTTAAAGAACTGAATCTTCTTTCGCTCTTTGATGAGATGGAGATGCGTTTGCTTCGTGTTTTAATGGCCATGGAAATGCACGGAGTTGCTTTAGATGTTCAACTCCTCGCAGCGCTTTCTCAAGAATTTGATCTGAAACTTCGCAGCTTTGAACAAAAAATTTATGAAGCGTGTGGTAGAGAGTTTAATATCAAGAGTCCGAAACAACTGGGTGAAATTCTTTTTGGGAAACTTCAGCTTCCTGGCGGGAAACGTACGAAAACAGGATATTCGACGAGTCAAGAGGTTCTCGATGAGCTGGCGCTTCACCATGAGTTGCCGCGACTCATTCTGGAGTATCGATCGATTTCAAAGCTGAAATCGACGTATGTCGACGCACTTCCAAAATTGATGAATGAGCAAACCGGACGATTGCATACTTCTCTCAATCAAGCGATTGCGGCAACCGGTCGACTTTCATCCTCAGATCCGAATCTTCAAAATATTCCGATTCGCAGTGAAGAGGGGAGAAGAATACGAAAAGCTTTTGTGGCTCCGAAGGGATTTCTTTTACTCGATTGTGATTATAGTCAGATTGAACTTCGGGTCCTTGCTCATATGAGTCGTGATGAAGCTCTCATCGATGCATTCACGAAGAATCTCGATGTGCATGCGATTACGGCGTCAGGGATTTATGGTATCGCCGCTGAAAAATTGACGAAAGAGCAACGCAACGTGGGTAAGACTGTTAATTTCTCGACGATCTACGGACAATCGGCCTTTGGGCTTTCGAAGCAATTGGACATTCATCCTGAAGAGGCCAATGCGTATATTGATCGCTATTTTGCGACGTATCCAAAGGTTTCTCTTTATCGAGATGAAATTCTTGCGAAAGCAAAAAAGGAAAAGTGCGTCAGCACCCTTTTTGGGAGACGACGGTTGGTGCCCGACATTGTCCATCCAAATCATATGGTGCGCCAGGCTGCGGAGCGCGCTGCGTTTAATACGGTTTTTCAGGGGACTGCAGCGGATATCATTAAGCGCGCGATGATTACGATTCATGAAAAATTGCCAAATATTTCTCCTCGATCAAAAATGTTGCTTCAAGTTCACGATGAGCTGATCTTTGAAGTTCCCCAAGATGAGATCGAAAAGGTAAAAACCTTTGTCGTGAGTGAGATGCAGAACGCCGCGCAATTAGATGTGCCACTTCTCGTTGAAGCCGGGATTGGTCCCAACTGGGACGACGCGCATTGA